The Acidicapsa ligni genome contains a region encoding:
- a CDS encoding TetR/AcrR family transcriptional regulator, with protein MSANAREDILAAAKLVAQAHGYAGLNFRDLAEQVGIKAASIYYYFPSKADLATAVAKRYWEDAAAYLESLLKNSAMPLDALRRYPETFRWALENDNRICLCSFMSAQFDDVPDEVKAEVQTFTDVNVAWLKKTLVAAKVAHPKEAEKRARAIYSGIVGAQLMARSRADITLYDSLIESYRTAGLLPA; from the coding sequence ATGAGTGCAAACGCTCGTGAAGACATTCTGGCCGCTGCGAAGCTTGTTGCTCAAGCTCACGGTTATGCAGGATTGAACTTCCGTGATTTGGCAGAACAGGTCGGTATCAAAGCCGCGAGCATCTACTATTACTTCCCGAGTAAAGCCGACCTGGCTACGGCGGTAGCGAAGCGCTATTGGGAGGATGCCGCGGCTTATCTTGAGTCACTGCTGAAGAATTCAGCGATGCCGCTGGATGCGCTGCGCCGCTATCCAGAGACCTTTCGCTGGGCACTGGAGAACGACAACCGCATCTGTCTTTGCAGCTTTATGTCTGCGCAATTCGATGATGTGCCTGACGAAGTAAAGGCGGAAGTTCAAACTTTCACCGACGTCAATGTTGCATGGCTCAAGAAGACTTTGGTTGCTGCCAAGGTTGCCCACCCCAAGGAAGCAGAGAAGCGAGCACGTGCTATCTACTCTGGAATTGTGGGCGCTCAGCTGATGGCGAGAAGCCGAGCAGACATTACCCTCTACGACAGTCTGATCGAAAGTTACCGCACAGCCGGATTGCTTCCCGCTTGA
- a CDS encoding amidase, producing MSTELIYSDATKLAELIRTREVSPVEVMKAHLYRIEALNPKVNAIVTIAGNALQCAREAEAAILRGDELGPLHGVPFTVKDSIDTAKVQTQRGTPIFKGRTPDTDATSVARLKKAGGILLAKTNLPEFSYGIESDNLLTGRTNNPWNMDLTAGGSSGGESAAIAAGMSPLGLGTDLAISVRGPAAHTGIVSLKATHGRVPMTGIWPREPRRFWHVGPMARSIRDLSLAFSQLAGPDGQDAYSSSALPFDNNIHSNNRSLRVGWLVEPGFGPIDREVAVTVETAADALKAFGHMVESVRIPAFERDFALDVFSRLHVLEMKPGFVKTTAGRSEDEIGAMARFMLSLPDTPAADYIDAVQAAERLKDGYAEYFQKYDVLLTPVLPVPSFRHGQAELQINGQTVSIMNIMSATSPLNVTGLPGISMRFGTSHNGMPIGVQIVGNWHAESTILHAAALLEQVSPVRELHPSL from the coding sequence ATGAGCACAGAACTGATTTATTCCGACGCAACCAAGCTGGCCGAACTGATCCGCACACGCGAGGTCTCTCCGGTCGAAGTTATGAAGGCGCACCTCTATCGTATCGAGGCGCTCAATCCGAAGGTGAATGCAATCGTTACGATCGCCGGGAATGCGTTGCAGTGTGCCAGGGAAGCAGAGGCGGCAATACTGCGAGGAGACGAGCTGGGACCTCTACACGGTGTGCCATTCACAGTAAAGGATTCGATCGACACCGCCAAGGTGCAGACCCAACGCGGAACGCCGATCTTCAAGGGCCGAACGCCCGACACGGATGCAACCAGCGTTGCGCGTCTCAAGAAGGCTGGGGGCATTCTGCTTGCGAAGACCAATCTGCCTGAATTCTCTTACGGAATCGAAAGCGACAATCTGCTCACGGGCCGGACAAACAACCCCTGGAACATGGATCTGACTGCAGGTGGTTCAAGCGGCGGGGAGTCTGCGGCGATCGCAGCCGGCATGTCTCCACTTGGTCTGGGCACTGACCTTGCAATCTCGGTACGTGGTCCGGCGGCTCACACCGGCATTGTTTCTCTCAAGGCAACCCATGGACGAGTACCAATGACAGGCATCTGGCCGCGTGAGCCGCGCCGTTTCTGGCACGTGGGCCCAATGGCGAGGAGCATTCGCGATCTGTCACTGGCCTTTTCACAACTAGCTGGACCGGACGGACAGGACGCCTACTCCAGCAGCGCCCTCCCGTTCGATAACAACATCCACTCCAACAATCGCTCGCTTCGTGTGGGCTGGCTCGTCGAGCCAGGTTTTGGGCCGATCGACCGTGAGGTCGCAGTAACGGTGGAAACTGCCGCGGATGCGCTCAAAGCCTTCGGACACATGGTCGAGTCCGTGCGCATTCCTGCATTTGAGCGCGACTTCGCACTCGATGTCTTCAGCCGTCTGCATGTCCTCGAGATGAAGCCCGGATTCGTGAAGACAACGGCAGGCCGCAGCGAGGATGAAATAGGTGCAATGGCCAGGTTCATGCTCTCACTGCCTGATACGCCAGCGGCAGACTATATCGACGCAGTGCAGGCTGCGGAGAGGCTTAAGGATGGGTATGCCGAGTATTTCCAGAAGTACGACGTATTGCTCACTCCGGTACTTCCTGTTCCGTCCTTTAGGCACGGTCAGGCGGAACTACAGATCAACGGCCAGACGGTAAGCATCATGAACATCATGTCCGCGACCTCGCCATTGAATGTGACCGGTCTGCCGGGCATTTCCATGCGGTTCGGTACGAGCCATAACGGGATGCCGATCGGTGTGCAGATCGTTGGTAATTGGCACGCCGAATCTACGATTCTTCATGCGGCAGCCCTTTTGGAGCAGGTAAGTCCTGTACGGGAGCTACATCCTAGTCTTTGA
- a CDS encoding toll/interleukin-1 receptor domain-containing protein encodes MGKSLRPAINKGLINSSYAIVVLSKPFLAARKWTEHELNGLFAREKVGRFIILPIWHGIEHEDLVNYDPALAEDRLTKGPRHRWHTRHRSKRVAGIGQSARRHPGGFVLITGDQEHDGTQDDVAGLFFMTDKHLKAKGFVRMQFSNSSNLLASEI; translated from the coding sequence GTGGGCAAGTCTTTGCGTCCGGCTATCAACAAGGGGCTGATAAACAGTAGCTATGCGATAGTGGTTCTCTCGAAGCCGTTCTTGGCAGCACGCAAGTGGACAGAGCATGAGCTCAATGGCCTGTTTGCGAGAGAAAAGGTTGGCCGCTTCATCATCCTGCCGATCTGGCATGGGATCGAGCACGAAGACTTGGTCAATTATGACCCGGCTCTAGCGGAGGACCGCCTGACGAAGGGTCCGCGCCACAGATGGCATACCCGACATCGTTCGAAGCGCGTTGCAGGCATTGGGCAGAGCGCCCGTAGACATCCCGGCGGGTTTGTCTTGATTACCGGCGATCAAGAGCATGATGGTACTCAGGACGATGTCGCTGGACTGTTTTTCATGACAGATAAACATTTGAAGGCCAAAGGCTTCGTTCGAATGCAGTTCAGCAATTCCTCGAATCTCCTGGCGTCCGAAATTTAA
- a CDS encoding LysR family transcriptional regulator: MRKTLDLNDIRTFEAVAKAGSITGAAKELEQPASTVSRSLTRLEECLGVLLVRRTQRGLTVTEAGKRYLVSCKSALRSLREGGEGLEAQRTNPSGTLRIAAPVCFAKNTLSPLLSSFLGKYPELRIEIDLYSSGWDKEPEDELDVYFKVRAPKDSTKRCRLYPEILQGVFASPRYLAKHGTPNEPSSLASHRCIGLLPEGGFDLWRLSKERSRVTPETDLVAIASDPEIHRQLAVDGAGIAVLPLWLATQPGMANKLTRLMPLWRPPSITLCALYSGSSRLTPKIEAFLNYIEPYIGTDRDPCLHGAQGKLCFSQRKSKVRKN, translated from the coding sequence ATGCGAAAGACTCTCGATCTAAATGACATTCGTACATTCGAAGCGGTCGCGAAAGCCGGAAGCATTACGGGTGCTGCCAAGGAGCTTGAACAACCGGCGTCGACGGTCAGCCGGTCGCTCACGAGATTAGAGGAGTGCCTCGGAGTACTCCTCGTTCGGCGGACGCAACGCGGTCTCACGGTGACAGAGGCCGGGAAGCGGTACCTGGTCTCCTGCAAGAGCGCGCTTAGGTCTCTTCGCGAGGGTGGTGAAGGGCTGGAAGCTCAAAGGACAAATCCCAGCGGGACTCTTCGAATCGCAGCGCCTGTGTGTTTCGCAAAAAATACATTGTCGCCACTACTGAGCTCTTTTCTAGGGAAGTATCCTGAACTTCGAATCGAGATCGATTTGTATTCTTCCGGTTGGGACAAGGAACCTGAAGATGAACTGGACGTCTACTTTAAAGTCAGGGCTCCCAAGGATTCCACGAAACGATGCCGCCTCTATCCGGAGATTCTCCAGGGGGTTTTCGCAAGTCCTCGATATCTTGCAAAACATGGTACCCCGAATGAGCCGTCATCCCTTGCATCTCATCGATGCATTGGTCTTCTTCCCGAAGGCGGCTTCGACCTCTGGAGACTCTCGAAGGAGAGATCGAGGGTAACGCCCGAGACGGACCTTGTCGCGATTGCAAGTGACCCGGAGATTCACCGGCAGTTGGCTGTCGATGGTGCGGGCATCGCCGTTCTCCCGCTGTGGCTGGCTACCCAGCCTGGCATGGCGAACAAGCTGACACGTTTGATGCCCTTGTGGAGGCCGCCTTCGATCACTTTATGTGCTTTGTATTCAGGATCGTCGAGGCTCACACCGAAAATTGAAGCCTTCCTGAACTACATTGAACCCTACATAGGTACAGACCGCGACCCGTGCCTGCATGGCGCTCAAGGTAAGCTCTGCTTCTCTCAACGCAAATCCAAAGTACGCAAAAATTAA